Within Metabacillus schmidteae, the genomic segment GAAAACGTTTACAAACATGATGGAGAAGCGGTTTCTGACAGAATGATTGTAGACGTTACGCTGTGTAATGGATTAATTTTGAATTATACAAAACATTCAAGTAGAAAACGAAGGAGGATTTCTGAGTGAGGGAAACAATGATTCCTATAAAAGATCAGCACAGCATTCAACCAGTTCCAGATAAAAAAGCATTAAAGCGTCAAATAAGGAAAAAGAACATTGCAAGTATTGGCAGAAATAAATATTTATATTTTATGATATTGCCGGGTCTGCTATATTTTATTATTTTTAAGTATGTTCCGATGGGAGGACTGATCATTGCCTTTCAGGATTACCAGCCGTTTTTAGGGATATCAGGAAGTCCTTGGGCGGGTCTTAAACATTTTACCCGATTATTTACAGAACCAACCTTTTTTATGTTATTAACAAATACACTGTTTCTGTTTGCATTGAATCTATTTATCTTTTTCCCTATTCCTATCATTCTGGCATTAATGTTAAATGAAGTAAGAGGGAAGTTTTTCAAAAGTACGATCCAAACCGTTATCTATATCCCGCATTTTATGTCATGGGTTATTATCGTATCGATTTCTTACGTCTTCTTAACAGTAGATGGAGGAGTTATAAATGAATTGATTGCGAAAGCCGGCGGGGAGAAAATGGATTTCTTAACAGATGGTGGCTGGACCCGGGCCGTTTATATCCTGCAAATTATATGGAAAGAAATGGGCTGGTCAACTATCATTTATTTGGCTGCTGTGACAGCCGTAGATCCACAACTATATGAAGCTGCAAAAATGGATGGTGCTAACCGACTGCGTCAAATCTGGCATGTTACCTTGCCTGCAATCCGTCCGGTTATTATTATTCTATTAATTTTAAAAATTGGTCAAACGTTAGATTTAGGATTTGAGCATGTGTATCTTCTGCTAAATTCACTAAATAGAGAGTCAATGGAAATTTTTGATACGTATGTCTATACTGCCGGACTTAAAAATGGCCAATTAAGCTATAGTACAGCCGTTGGTTTATTTAAAGGACTTGTGGGATTAATCCTCGTTATTGGAGCGAATAAACTAGCAAAGAAATTTGGAGAGGACGGTCTTTACTAATACATGGAATTGATAACGTTATCATAGAGGGGAGAAAGGAGTATGAATAAATGGATAAAATGGCCGAACGGTTAAATGACATATGTAT encodes:
- a CDS encoding ABC transporter permease; this encodes MILPGLLYFIIFKYVPMGGLIIAFQDYQPFLGISGSPWAGLKHFTRLFTEPTFFMLLTNTLFLFALNLFIFFPIPIILALMLNEVRGKFFKSTIQTVIYIPHFMSWVIIVSISYVFLTVDGGVINELIAKAGGEKMDFLTDGGWTRAVYILQIIWKEMGWSTIIYLAAVTAVDPQLYEAAKMDGANRLRQIWHVTLPAIRPVIIILLILKIGQTLDLGFEHVYLLLNSLNRESMEIFDTYVYTAGLKNGQLSYSTAVGLFKGLVGLILVIGANKLAKKFGEDGLY